TCTCTTTACATGTTGAGCTTTTGCCTTGATGATTTTGTAGCTTTTCCTCACTAATGTTGTAAtacattcagctttttttctctgagggAGGAAGGGGTTTTCATATGAAAGAGGAAGTTTTCTGTTGGTGGTCAGTTATAAAAAATCATTGAATAAGCCAGTTAGCCACAAGTTAGACAGGCCTATGTAATTAGCTTTGGGATCCAAAGAAGTTTTCAGGTCCTGCAGCTgaacaaaaaatatctttagTGAGTTCTTGTGTCTTTTCAGAGTAGTGTGCTGCTCTGTGGAAAATTTGGCTGAGATCTGAAGATCAGAAGAACATGGGGATACTGGCAGTCCTGGGTCACCAGCCCTCCACATAGAAAGCAATCATCATACCATGCCTGCCTTTGAAACTCAATTTGTAGTTCTTCTGCAGGGAAGGAGTGACCTTTAACCTGTTTCTTCTCCATCCTCCAAACAGCTGTGGACAGATTTGCACTGTAGCAGTTCTGAGATGTGGTGATGATTTAAATATCAATATCAATACgcaaaaataaaagtgtttctGAATTCAGCTGCCTGTCATTTTACTTCTTACTGAACAAATTTTAAGTGCTTAGATTTCTATTTTCCACTTTCTAAAACTAGGAGAAGACACCCAAGATGGAACATGCATGAGAGGAAGTGATAggaatgaaatggaaaaggcTATTTGCTATACTAGGATGTTTGTCATCATCGAGCATTTAGCAAAGACGCAAGCCTTGCAGCAGGAATAACAAGCTGAGTCTTACCCATTCCAGCAGAGCACCTTCACCTGAAAGCTACAGTCACTCCACATTTCTCTAGGATACACAGACCCCTAACAGTTTTCCTGTGTGCAGCCGCAACTGCAAGGGGAAGTGGTGAAAGTGCCTTTTCCCAGGGCAGTGTTATGGCCACGTGGTTAGGGCATCCTCTGCAATATGAGCAAAGAGGCTTTCAGCACCAGCGTGTACACCAGTTCCTGTGTGAGCTGACTAACCACAAAGGCTTCAGGATAAGTTCCCAACTGAAACACACCAGTGCTATCTTCCCCAGCAGTCTCCTTTAAGAAATTGCAAGCTCAACTCAACCCTGTTTTCAAAGTACTTCCTCTGGATCTGGTGAAAAATGTCATCTTGCTCCCCATGGAATCTCTTTTTAGTTTGTCATATACTCACCTTATCAGAGAATTTCACCTGCACAAACAGAGTTTTGGTTAAATTCTTGTATTGcatttgtttctggttttgtgtttcagaTTTATCTCCACCACATAGACATGTCTTGCTACGATCTGTGTCCACCCACCCCCTCTGGCCCAACCCCGCTGGCAAATAGCTGCAATGAGCCCTGCGTcaggcagtgccaggactcAACAGTGGTGATCCAGCCTTCTCCTGTAGTGGTGACCCTGCCCGgacccatcctcagctccttccctcAGAACACCACTGTGGGATCCTCAGCATCCGCAGCTGTTGGGAGTGCTCTCAGTGCTGGAGGGGTCCTCATCTCCTCCGGCAGCTCCCTGGGATTTGGAAGCTTTGGCTATCCAGGCCTGGGTAGTGGCTACAGCCGGCCCTACCGTCGCTACAACACCTACCGCAGTGGCTTCTATGGGCCATGCTGAAGCACGAGGagcaaggaggaagaaatgacCCGGAACACTGAAGCACAACCCAAGGCAGGACTGAGCTCAGGGCCATGGTTAGATGTCAGACACCCACAACCTGAAGTTAACGAAGCTGCGGGAGCTTGGCGTCTCCTAAAACCAGGCCTCCGCTTGTCTTTTGTTATGCTTTACTTTATATTTCTAATCAAATGTCTTGTTCTCTTATGCTTTTTTGTATTTGATAATGACTAGgtaaaatatgtaattattaGTAATTGTTCTGCATGGCTGAATTAGTACAGTTCACTTAAACAATGAAGAAGGAAGATCTCGTTTTGCTGAGTGTGTCATTGTTGGAGGGATGAGTGGGCACTGTCATTAGTGGACCATGGAAATGTATTCCTTACACTTTGCATTGCTTCCTTCCATTCCTCAGCCTCATTAAATTTGTGCTGCATCATACCTCGAGTCTGCCTGTACTTCTTTCATCTCCCAGCCCCTTTTCCAGATTGTCTATGGTAAAACGTGTCCCTTTGCAAGTCATCAGTTCCAGAAACAACTGTGCAAATAACTTCATGCCAGTAGCCAAAGGAGAATGAGTCAGATTTCAGTTgaataaaaaagtttttattttgtctaTGCATGGTATATCAAGCCCAAGACAATTTGTCAAAGGCTGGAAAGCGGTGATGTTCACCTGCAATGGGGGTGTCTCCTGTTTTTGCATAAGGAGGAAATCTTGAAGCAGGcaagctgcttctgtttgcaCTTTAAAGACCCTTTACCTACTCTACCATGGAGATTGAAAAAGACCCTTTAACTTTAAATATTGCTCTTctatgagaaaatatttgttttgagaTGCTTGTCTTAGAAGAGGGATGAGAATGGGGGAACAAGCTCATCTGAGAGAGGGGATTAGCTCCCCTTCATTGAGAAGTGGAATAGCTGAATTTCAGGGAAAAACTCACTGAGGGGAATACAGTTTCTCCTTATCCTTCTGTAGATATAGAAAACAACAGTATCTATGTAGAAAAGAAGGCAGAGAGATGCAGCAGGAAAATATACAGGGGCATGGGGAACACTGGAAATTATAGGGACAAACCTTTTTCTGAAGCACTACCTCGACTTACCTGTTCATAGCTTGCTGCACGAATAGGGTATATGTGCTGTTACCTGGGCAACCTGGAAGAAGATTGTGGCTTTCTTTACCATATCTGTGATATTTAGGAAGACCCtttaaaagaagggagagaTTATGCTTTTCCTGAACACAGCTGAACTTGCTCAGAGTAGAGGTTgtgggagagaagcagcaaattgATGCACCCCTCTGAGTGCATCCCAGAGCTTTCTGACCGGTGGCAGCTGACATCAGGCCCTGGTAAGTCTGGGAGGGGATGAAGAGAAGGATATGTGGTGTTTTTGCAAGGGAATTGGCTTTCAAATTTGCTGGCCTGGGTAACACTTCTGGGAGAAAGATATTAAAAGATTCTAAGTTATAACCCTTACTAAGTGTGTCTTTATAAACTGACTCCTATCTCTTGTGTCTAGTACATCTGAACTTTATTGGGCATTGCTTTGTTCTAGCTTAGTCATCTCTGTTGTAAAAAAAGGAGATGTTCAGAGACTGGAGCTTTGGTCCCTAAAGAAAGAAGATTTGAAAAGCTCTACGCGTAGGCTCTGGATGATTCAGTGTCCTGTCAGCCCACATGGCTCACAGCCTGATATCTGTGAAATTTCTTGC
This is a stretch of genomic DNA from Caloenas nicobarica isolate bCalNic1 chromosome 31, bCalNic1.hap1, whole genome shotgun sequence. It encodes these proteins:
- the LOC136000022 gene encoding feather keratin 4-like; translated protein: MATWLGHPLQYEQRGFQHQRVHQFLCELTNHKGFRIYLHHIDMSCYDLCPPTPSGPTPLANSCNEPCVRQCQDSTVVIQPSPVVVTLPGPILSSFPQNTTVGSSASAAVGSALSAGGVLISSGSSLGFGSFGYPGLGSGYSRPYRRYNTYRSGFYGPC